Below is a genomic region from Gemmobacter sp. 24YEA27.
GGCCTTTTGCTGCGCGACATCGTCAGTGGCAAAGATGCTCAGATCGAGGCGGCGCTGCGGGTGCTGGCACATCTTGATGCCGATGTGATCCTGCTGGCAGGGTTCGATTATGACCACGGGCTGCTGGCGGCGCGGCATTTTGCCGACCGGCTGGCCCTGATCGGGCCGGATTATCCGCATCTCTTCGCGCTGCGGCCCAATCGGGGTGTCGCGACCTGTCTTGATCTGGATCTTGACGGGCGGCGCGGCGGGCCGGGCGATGCCCAGGGCTGGGGCTATTTCGCCGGGCAGTCCGGCATGGTGATCCTGTCGAAACTCCCGACTGACAGCGCCGCTGCGCGCGATTTCAGCGCCTTTCTCTGGGCCGATCTTCCCGGCGCGCTCTGGCCGCAATCGCTGCCTTCAGAGGCGCGCGAGGTGCTGCGGCTCTCGACCACCGGCCATTGGGAGGTGCCGCTGATCCTCCCCGATGGCAGGCGGCTGCGGCTGTTGACCTGGCATGGCTCGGCGCCGGTTTTCGGTGCCCCGGTCGAGGTGAATGCGCGGCGCAACCATGATGAGACCGCCTTCTGGACCGCGTTGATCGAGGGGCGGCTGCCATGGGCACCGCCGGTTCCCCCCTTTGTGGTGATGGGGATCAGCAATCTCGACCCTGTTGACGGGGATGGAAGACATGATGCGATCCGCAGCCTGATTGCGCATTCCGCGCTGCAGGACCCGGCACCGCGTGCGGCTTTTGCACCGGCAGATCCGGGTCAGCTTGGTGATCCGGCGCTGGACACGGCAGTCTTTGCGCCAACCGGAGGCCTGCGCACGGCGGTGATCCTGCCCGATGCCGCGTCTGAGGTGGCTGAGGCGGGGATCCTGCGCCCGGCACCGGAGGATCCGCTCTCGGATGCCGCCAGCGCCGCGTCGCGCAGCTTTCCGCTCTGGATCAGGCTGGTGCCATGAGCGCGGGGCTCAGCCGATCCGTCCCATCTGGCGCCGGATGCGGCGCGCCTGGTCCAGCTCCGCATTGATCGCCCCGCCCGCAAGGATGGCCCAGACCGAGAGGTAGAGCCACATCATCAGGATCACCGCGGCCCCGATAGAGCCATAGATCCTGTTGTAACTGTTGAAATTCTCGAGATAGAGCGAGAAGCCCATCGAGACCCCCGCCCAGGCCAGGGTCGCGAAAATGACCCCGCCCGAGAACCAGCGCGAACGCTCGTTCCGGGGTACATTGGGGCCGTAACGATAGAGGATCGAGAGGCAGATCAGCACCAGCAGCAGCATCGCCGCCCAGGGCAAAAGGCGGCTCAGCCGCGGGGCAAAGTCATCCAGCGGCATCCAGGACAGGAGGATCGGCACCACCACCACCGTCGCCAGCGTGCCAATCAGCGCACCGATCAGCGCGAGCGTCAGAACAAAATCCCGCGCCATGCCACCCAGCCAGGAGCGCGGTACCGCGCGATGCACCACATCAAGCCCCTGGACCAGCGCCGAAACCCCGTTGCGCGACGAATAAAGCGCGACCAGCAGCGAAAGGACCGTGGCCCAGCCCAGCGTCGTGCGCGGCGCATTGACCAGCCCCATGACCTGATCATGGATCAACGCGCTGGCATCGGGGGGCAAAAACCGCTCGGCCACCTGAAGATAGCCCGCGATCACCACCGGATCGGCCATCATCCCCCAGATCGCCACCACTGCCGCAAGGCCTGGAAAGACCGCGAACATGGCGTAAAAGGCCACTCCGGCGGCGACGAGGCCGAAATGGCCATCGGTCATCCGCTCGATCACCGCCGTGATAAAGCGCCAGATCCGGCGCAGCGCCTTCATTGCCGGATCCATGTCGAGAAATCTTCGCCCGGCGGCATTTCACGCGCGCGCGGCGAGATCAGCGCGCGGGCGCGCTTTTCGTCCAGCGTGCCTGTTCCTGCAAGGGCACCGAGGCGGTCGAGATATTCCGGCAGCAGGCCCGGCATCACGAGGCTGCGGTCCAGCGGCAGATCGGAAGACAGCACCCGCGCCAGCGTCCACACCACCGAGGCACAATTCGCGGTTACGGTATTATACCAGACGGGCCGGTCGTTCAGGTCATTGCCCAGCCTGAGAAAGCCAAGGAAGACCGCGATTTGCTGATCCTGGGTCAGATCCAGCGGATAAAGATGCACTTCTTCAGCGCGCGGCACCGCACGCCATTGCACGATATCCGCCTCATCAGCGGCGATCAGCGACAGCTCGAACTGGCGGAAAAATCCGCCCAGGGCAGAGAAACTCTCGCCTTTCTCGCGGCGGATCTCGACCGAGAAGGTCAACGGCGCGCCGTCCTGGAACCGGAAGCTGACCAACAGATGCGCGATTTTCGGATTGCCCCAGGAGGAGGTGATCATATCGACCCCGTCGAGCTTCGCCAGATCGACGGTGCGGCTGGTCCAGCCCTCAACGGCCTCATCGGCGGTCTTCCAGCGAAAAGTGCGGATGTTTTCCAGATGAACCAGGCTGCCCTCGGCCTCGCCCTTGACGATATGCGCCACATCAGGCGCCCAGTCGCGGTCCTGGCGCGGCTGCAGGCTGAAAAACCAGCCCAGGACCAGGATCAGCAGCACGGCAAGCCCGGTCCAGCCCCAGCCGGGCCCCAGCCGCGCCCAGGCCACCAGGAGGACCGCAAGTCCCAGACCGGCCAGTGCCAGCGGGCGTGCATGCGGGAATTGCACCCAGAACGCCGCCGCAGCCCAGACCACAACAAGACCAAGGACCAGCCAGAACACCACTGCTTTCACCGTTTCACACTCGCCGTAACATAATTGACCGTAAGATCGCGCGAAGACAGGCTCCAGCGCCAGGAGACCGGGTTAAAAACCATCCCCTTGCGATCCACCGGGTCAAGCCCGGCGCGGCCGATCAGATCATAAAGCTCATCCGGCGTGATGAATTTCGCCCAGTCATGCGTGCCTTTCGGCAGCCAGCGCATGATCCATTCGGCCCCAATGATCGCCATGGCGAAGCTTTTCGTATTGCGGTTCATGGTCGAGCAGATCATCAGCCCGCCGGGCTTCAACAGCTGCTGGCATGCGGTCAGATAGGCCAGAGGATCGGCAACATGTTCGACCACTTCCATATTCAGCACCACGTCATACCGCTCACCCTCTGCGGCCAGCGCCTCGGCGGTGGTGTGGCGATAGTCGATCCGGAGGCCCTGGGTCTCGGCATGGACGCGGGCCACCGGGATGTTGCGTTCGGCCGCATCGGCGCCGGTCACATCAGCCCCCAGCCGCGCCATCGGCTCGGACAACAGCCCGCCACCGCAGCCGATATCGAGGAGACGCAACCCGTCAAAAGCGCGCGGTGCCGTCAGATCCCGGCCGAATTCGCCGGCAATCTGGCTGGTGATATAGTCTAACCGGCAGGGGTTCATCAGATGCAGCGGGCGGAATTTACCTTTCGGATCCCACCATTCCTCTGCCATGGCCTGGAACTTTGCGACCTCGGCAGGATCGATAGTGCTTGCGGCTGACATCGCATGTCCTCGTTCGACTTTGTCTTTTCATCACGTTATATAGACCGCAATGGACCAGAGATCAGGACAAAAACGCGCGTCGGACTTCCTTTACCCGCCGGTCGAGCCCTTCGACCAGCGTATGATGGATATGGGCGACGGCCATCAGGTCTATGTTGAACAATGCGGCAATCCGGATGGGGTTCCGGTCATTGTCTTTCACGGCGGTCCCGGCGGCGGCTGCAGCCCGCTGATGCGGCGCTATTTCGACCCTCGTCATTACCGGGTGGTGTTGTTCGATCAGCGCGGCTGCGGCAGGTCGATGCCCCGCGCCTCGGTGATCCGCAACACGACCTGGGATCTGGTCGCCGATGTCGAGCGCATCCGCGAGGCGCTTGGCATCGAGCGCTATATCGCTTTTGGCGGCAGCTGGGGGGCGACGCTCGCGCTGATCACCGCCATCACCCATCCCGACCGCGTTTCGAACCTGGTGCTGCGCGGGGTCTTCCTAATGACGCGGCGCGAGCTCAACTGGTTCTACGGCGGCGGCGCGGGGACGTTTTTCCCCGAGCTGTGGCAGCGTTTCATCGATCCGATCCCGGAGGAAGAGCGCGGCGATCTGATCGCGGCCTATCACCGGCGGCTCTTTTCGGGCGACCGGACGACGGAAATCCGCTACGCGCGGATCTGGTCGGGCTGGGAAAATGCGCTGGCCTCGATCAGCAGTGACGGCTGGATGGGCGAAAGCCCCGCCGATTACGCCCATGCCTTTGCCCGGCTCGAGAACCATTATTTTACCAATGGCGGATTTCTGGAGCAGGACGACTGGATCGTGCAGAACCGCGTCCGGATCGCACATATCGACACCGATATTGTGCAGGGGCGCTATGACATGGTCTGCCCGCCGCTGTCGGCCTGGAGCCTCGCCGAAGGCTGGACCAAAGCGCGGGTGCATTTCGTGCCCCTGGCCGGTCACGCGCTGTCGGAGCCCGGCATTTCCGAAGCGCTGGTGCGGGTGATGGACCGTCTGCGCTGAAGCACCGTTGACGTGTGACAAGGCCACTTTGTTTCGGGGAAGGGCGAACGTCTGCAACCGGTGCCCTGCGATCTTCTGCGGCTTTGCGTGAACTGGCGCAGGGCGCCCCCATAAATTGTGCTTTTCTGCAGGTGCAGCCGCGACATATAGGCGATCCCCCCTGAACAGCCGGAGAATTCCTGCCGGACGGAGGCGATGTCCGCATGACTTTGGCCCGGTGAAAAAGCCCTTGTTTATCCGGCCTTCGCTCAATATACGAGGCGGTGGAGATGTGGCCGAGTGGTCGAAGGCACACCCCTGCTAAGGGTGCAGGCCCGGAAGGGTCTCGAGGGTTCGAATCCCTTCGTCTCCGCCACTTGGCCTTCAAGGCATTGAACGCCAACGTTATTTTCAAGGAAAATCTGGTCGAGCCTGTTCCTGCTACAGCACACTGCTACAGCGGGGGCCAAGGATGGGCACCACATCACGACTCGTCAGACGCGGAGCGGTCTTCTACTTCCGCATGAGCGTTCCGCGCCGCCTCGTTGCCCGAGTCGGGCGCAGCGAACTCTCCTTGACGTTGCGGACTGGCTGACGTGTGACACTCATTCTTTCAGGAACCCGGAACAGACCGGATGAAACCGGAAGAACCCGGACAGGCCAACAAAATCAGGGGTTTCCGCAAGCTCGAAGCTTGAAAACAGGCCAAACCGGCGTGTCATGCAGGAAGGCCCCAAAATGGCCTTTTAAGAGGCCTTGAAGCCGGAAGGTCGGCGAGAGCTGGCCAGAACGGTTGCAGCGTAAGATAGCACGAAATCAGGCAGATAAGACGTCCGTGGCGCGTTGTTAGCCGAGGATGCCAGGAGCGGAACCTACAAATTTCCCCGTAAGTTTGCCGCGCCGGTTGTATGTTCGCTAAATTGTTTAAAATTCAGTAGCTTATAATCTGTAGCTGTCGGGCTGCGCCGTGGGTGAACCTACAACAGATTCCTGCCCGCTCGCCGCCTTGTTGAGGGTCACAGCCGTGCCGCTGGCAACCAGAAAGAGCATGCTTTTCCCGCCACCGCTGATCTCGGAGTAGTCCAGATCAACCCCAACAACAGCGTCTGCACCAAGTGCATGCGCTTCGAGCCTCAGCTCATCAAGCGCTGTCTTTCGGGCATCCCGAAGGCCCTGCTGCATCGTCGCGCTCCGCCCGCCGAACGTATCTCGGAACGCCGATGCTATGTCTTTGAACAGGTGCATGCCTATGACCACCTCGGCGGTCACTATGTCCAAGCGTTGGCCAACGGGAAGGTTGTGAGCAGTTTCTGTTGTCAGAATGATGCGCGCCATCGCGTCCGATTGAGATTGAGCAGCGATTTCTTGCGCGCGTTTTTTCTCAGCGTCCAAGGCCGCTGCCTGCTCTCTTGCAATCTGATCCTCGGCTAGGCGAACGCACGGCAAACAGGAGACGCCCTGCATTTTTGCAGACTGCACAAAGCTCCCGCAACGCGCGCATGTAACGGTTCCCATCTCACTATTCCCTATTTGTATGCCCCCACCACATCACCTTGCCGATGATGCTGATGGTTTCAATTTTCGCAAACTGTGGCCCGTAGTCAGGATTGTCAGAAATCAGCAGCAGCTCAGCATCAGAAGCTCTATCGATACGCTTTATGCGCGCATGGCCGTCTTCGATGAACGCAAAAATCGAGCCGCGCTGGCTTTTGCCATCCATTTTTCGCGCTGGCAAACACGTCTTGCTCTGGTCGATCAGGACAAGATCCCCTGACCATATACACGGTTGCATGCTATCGCCTTCCGCCCTGGCCAGAACCGCGGAAGCCGGTGGAACGCCGATCTTCCCTAGCCAATCCTTACGGAATGCCAGGTAGTCGACGAGCTGCTCCGACGCATTGGCGAAGCCTCCCCCTGCCGACAAGCTCACAGCGTGTAACGGGACATGAGCGAAATCTTCGCTGACAGCTTCAGTTTTTCGCAATGCTGGAGCACCGCTTAGCCCGTCGAGAGTTATTTCAAGGCCGAGCACCTGACAAAGCCGCTGCAGCTTATCGAAGGTTGGCGATGAGCCTCTTCGAATGTTCTGCAAGGCCGATCCGTCTGATTGACCGAATGCTCGTCGCCCGACCTCAGCCTGCGAGAGGCCTAGTTCCGCCCGCCGGGCATCCAGAAGTGCAAATAGTGCGCTGGTTTCGATCATTATGCAAAAATACACAAAATGCGTCAGCCCACACAAGCCGGGTAAATTTACAACGGACTGTTTCCATATCTCTGCATATTTACCTTTGCAATGCCTCTGTAACTTTGCATAGAGTGCGGTATGGATACGCAACACCTACTCACCCTCGCGCAAACCTATGCCGCTCACATTGAGCGGGGCCTGCACACGGTCGCTGGCAGGGTCGGCATACACGGAAGATTTTTCACGAGACTGGCTGAAGACGGCGAGTGCCGTCTGAGCGCGTACAAGCATGCCTTCAATTGGTTTGATGAAAACTGGCCTGCGGACCTGACCTGGCCTCAGGACATTCCCCGCCCATCCCCCCAGAAGCCGGAGGCTGCATGATGCCGCTGCTTTACCGCCTGCGCCGCAGAGTGGCGCTGTTTGTTTGCCCGGAGCTGAGCGCCGAGTCGCGGCTCAAGGCCACGCTGGCCGAGGCGCGCGCGATGCGCGCCCCGGCTGGCTTTATGGATCTAGGCCTGGCGATTTTTGCCCGGACCGAACGCGCGCCGTTTTCTGACTTCATGGGCGCGCTCGTGACGGTTCACTTTCGTCAAGAACGCCCGCCTTTCAGTGCCAGCTACCGGGAAACCGCCAGATTGGCGCAGCACTTTGGCTGGGCCATCCCAGCGCAAAAAGCGGCACGGCGCTGGATCGCGCCGAAGCGAATGCTTCGGTCAGTCATTCCGCACTGGGATCGCGATCACGCCTTTGAGGCGGCGGTCAGAGAATTCGCGCAGAAGAGCATTGGCCGCGAGCAGATCGACGATGTAGAGCCGTTCTTTGCCGGTAAACACCGCCTCCACCGCCGTCTTCCCTCGCCATGGCCTTGAACCAGTGGCGGCTCATGGCTCGATGTCGCAGATGCCGCGCGTGCAGGTGCCGCGGAAGAAGGCGAAGGCGCGATCATGCGCGTCGAAGATCGAGCCATTGGGCGCCATCGGTCCGAGCCCGATGGCGAGGCTCCTGGCTCGCGCGCGGGTAGGCCCGAACGAACATCATCCGGCTGTGGCAGAGGCGGACATGGGCCACCTTGATCGTGACGGTCACGCCTGAGACCAGCACCACCTCGTGGCTCCGGTCGAACTGGTAAGCCTCTCCAGGATCATAAGAAAGCGGCACATAGGCCTCGGCCGCCGCTGTCCCGCGGCTTTGCGACCAGGTGCGGGCAAAGCGACGGATGGCGTCGTAGCCGCCTTCATAGCCAAGGGCGCGCAACTCCTCGAAGATCCGGATCAGCGTCAGCCGCTCTCGGGACGGCTTGCCCGCATTCGCCGCGAGCAGCCGGTCAAGCTGGTCCTGCCACGGCCCGATCCGCGGCATCGGCTGATGCGTCCGCTCGTAGCTGAAGTCCGTCTCATCCGACCGCAGGATCTTGCGGACGGTGTTCCGGGAGACGTGCAGCTCTCGCACGATCTTCTTCATCGACCAGCGCTGCACGTAGAAGGCCCGCCGGACCCGCGCAATCGTATCCACCTGCTTCATCTCCCCCTCCGTCCGCTGACCCGCAGCGAACGGTCTGACGAAATATCAGGGGGGTCAAAATTGGGCGCCGATGCCCCCGTTAGGGGGTGAAAGTTGCACGCCGAAACACACTTTGCATCCCTGACGAAATACGCGGTGGCCCTTCGTCGGGAAAACAGTCCACTGGACTGTTTTCTCACCCTCCTCGATTTAGGATGTCGCGCTCGTCGCAAACCCGGGCCAGCTCCCGCTTCAACAGGCGGATCTCGCCATCCTTCCCGGTCTCGCCTGATGCCGTCTTCGCGAACTTGCGCTTCCAGGCATAGAGCGAGTGCTTGCTCACGCCGAGCCGTTCAGAAACCTCGCTGACCGGGTAGCCCCGCTCCGTGATCTGAGCGACCGCATCGCGCCTGAAGTCGTCGCTGAAAGTGGCTGTGCCCATCATGGCCTCCTTGCCTCAAAATTAGCAAAGAAGGCGTCCACAAAACATGGGGCTATTCAATGCGGGGCGGTAACTGATCCAAGCTTTGACTGATCGCTGTGTGCCGCCAGTGCCGGCCGCATTTTTTTCTCAGGTCAGCGAGACCTGGTAGACCAGCCCGTCGGTGCGGCACAGGCTCCGGCGGCGTTCCACAACGCGGCCCATGATGTCAAAAGCCATCCGGTCGATACAAAGGATCGGGGCGCCGGGTTTCAGGTTCAGCGCCTTTGCCGTTTCGCGATCGGCCTCGGCGGCGGTGATCGATTCATCGGCGCGCAGGATGATGCAGCCGTAATTCTGCTGATAAAGCACATAAAGCGTGTTCGGCAGCGGCGCCCGCAGATCAAGCCCCGCAAAGCGGTTTGCCGAAACCACCGCGGTTTCCAGCATGCTCGGAACACCTTTCAGGCTGCGCAGCCGCCGGATCTCGTAGACCCGGGCCGGTGCCTCGTCGAGCACCTTCCGCTCCTCTTCGGTCGAGGCGCGGCTGGTCACCACCTCGCTCATCAGCTCGGGGCGAATCATTGTCCCGTCAGCCTCGCGCAGGCGGAAAAAGTTGAAGAGCGCATTATCCGGTGTGCGGGCGGTGACAAAAGTGCCGCGGCCCTGTTCACGTTTCACAATACCCAGCTGTTCCAGCACCATCAGGGATTTGCGCGCTGTGCCCTGCGACACGCCGGTATCTGCCGCGATCTGCATTTCACTGGGCAACATCGAGCCCGGAAGCAGCTCGCCCGAGGAAATCTGGGCGACGATCCGGTCGATCACGGTCTGGTAAAGCGGTGCGGCCATTTCGGGTTCCTGGTGTTTTCCCGACGCTATCACGCGGGCCGATCTGTGCACAAGAATTATAGAATAACTCTTGTATAAGAGTAATTGTACATGATACGAGTTGAGCATCGGATAGAACAGCAATCCCGGGGAGGAGCCCATGAGTATCCCGCAACTTCTGGTCCATGATCACGAGGACAATGTCGGCGTGGTTGTCGTCGAGAACCTGAAAGCCGGCACCGAGATGATCTGCGTCGTCACGCATGACAATTCGGACTTCCGCCTTGTCGCCAATGCCGACATCCCGATCGGTCACAAGGTCGCGCTGAAGCCGCTCAAGGCGGGCGATACCGTCACCAAATATGGCGAAGACATTGGCCGCATGGTCGGAGATGCCGGCATCGGCGACCACGTCCATACCCATAACTGCAAAACGAAACGGTGGTGATCAGATGGCACTCGATTTCAGCAATGCGACGGTGAAAGCCTGGCGGCGTGAGAATGGCCGCGTCGGTGTCCGCAACCATGTTCTGATCCTGCCGGTGGATGATATCTCGAACGCCGCCTGTGAAGCGGTGTCAAACAACGTCAAAGGCACGATGGCGCTGCCGCATGCTTACGGGCGTCTCCAGTTCGGTGAAGACCTCGAGCTGCATTTCCGCACCATCATCGGCACCGGCGCCAACCCCAATGTCGCCGCTGTGGTGGTGATCGGGATCGAGCCGGAATGGACCAAGGTCATCGTCGACGGCATCGCCAAAACAGGCAAGCCCGTCACCGGCTTCTCCATCGAGCAGAAGGGCGATTTCGAGACCATCCGCGCCGCAAGCTGGAAGGCCAAGGAATATGTCCATTGGGCGTCCGAGCTGCAGAAAGAAGACTG
It encodes:
- a CDS encoding DNA-binding domain-containing protein, whose product is MGALVTVHFRQERPPFSASYRETARLAQHFGWAIPAQKAARRWIAPKRMLRSVIPHWDRDHAFEAAVREFAQKSIGREQIDDVEPFFAGKHRLHRRLPSPWP
- a CDS encoding YbjQ family protein, coding for MDAEKKRAQEIAAQSQSDAMARIILTTETAHNLPVGQRLDIVTAEVVIGMHLFKDIASAFRDTFGGRSATMQQGLRDARKTALDELRLEAHALGADAVVGVDLDYSEISGGGKSMLFLVASGTAVTLNKAASGQESVVGSPTAQPDSYRL
- a CDS encoding endonuclease/exonuclease/phosphatase family protein — translated: MKLAVWNIELERRGPGLLLRDIVSGKDAQIEAALRVLAHLDADVILLAGFDYDHGLLAARHFADRLALIGPDYPHLFALRPNRGVATCLDLDLDGRRGGPGDAQGWGYFAGQSGMVILSKLPTDSAAARDFSAFLWADLPGALWPQSLPSEAREVLRLSTTGHWEVPLILPDGRRLRLLTWHGSAPVFGAPVEVNARRNHDETAFWTALIEGRLPWAPPVPPFVVMGISNLDPVDGDGRHDAIRSLIAHSALQDPAPRAAFAPADPGQLGDPALDTAVFAPTGGLRTAVILPDAASEVAEAGILRPAPEDPLSDAASAASRSFPLWIRLVP
- the ubiG gene encoding bifunctional 2-polyprenyl-6-hydroxyphenol methylase/3-demethylubiquinol 3-O-methyltransferase UbiG; translated protein: MSAASTIDPAEVAKFQAMAEEWWDPKGKFRPLHLMNPCRLDYITSQIAGEFGRDLTAPRAFDGLRLLDIGCGGGLLSEPMARLGADVTGADAAERNIPVARVHAETQGLRIDYRHTTAEALAAEGERYDVVLNMEVVEHVADPLAYLTACQQLLKPGGLMICSTMNRNTKSFAMAIIGAEWIMRWLPKGTHDWAKFITPDELYDLIGRAGLDPVDRKGMVFNPVSWRWSLSSRDLTVNYVTASVKR
- a CDS encoding YihY/virulence factor BrkB family protein; the encoded protein is MKALRRIWRFITAVIERMTDGHFGLVAAGVAFYAMFAVFPGLAAVVAIWGMMADPVVIAGYLQVAERFLPPDASALIHDQVMGLVNAPRTTLGWATVLSLLVALYSSRNGVSALVQGLDVVHRAVPRSWLGGMARDFVLTLALIGALIGTLATVVVVPILLSWMPLDDFAPRLSRLLPWAAMLLLVLICLSILYRYGPNVPRNERSRWFSGGVIFATLAWAGVSMGFSLYLENFNSYNRIYGSIGAAVILMMWLYLSVWAILAGGAINAELDQARRIRRQMGRIG
- a CDS encoding S24 family peptidase → MRIHTALYAKLQRHCKGKYAEIWKQSVVNLPGLCGLTHFVYFCIMIETSALFALLDARRAELGLSQAEVGRRAFGQSDGSALQNIRRGSSPTFDKLQRLCQVLGLEITLDGLSGAPALRKTEAVSEDFAHVPLHAVSLSAGGGFANASEQLVDYLAFRKDWLGKIGVPPASAVLARAEGDSMQPCIWSGDLVLIDQSKTCLPARKMDGKSQRGSIFAFIEDGHARIKRIDRASDAELLLISDNPDYGPQFAKIETISIIGKVMWWGHTNRE
- a CDS encoding DUF4105 domain-containing protein; amino-acid sequence: MFWLVLGLVVVWAAAAFWVQFPHARPLALAGLGLAVLLVAWARLGPGWGWTGLAVLLILVLGWFFSLQPRQDRDWAPDVAHIVKGEAEGSLVHLENIRTFRWKTADEAVEGWTSRTVDLAKLDGVDMITSSWGNPKIAHLLVSFRFQDGAPLTFSVEIRREKGESFSALGGFFRQFELSLIAADEADIVQWRAVPRAEEVHLYPLDLTQDQQIAVFLGFLRLGNDLNDRPVWYNTVTANCASVVWTLARVLSSDLPLDRSLVMPGLLPEYLDRLGALAGTGTLDEKRARALISPRAREMPPGEDFSTWIRQ
- the pip gene encoding prolyl aminopeptidase, whose translation is MDQRSGQKRASDFLYPPVEPFDQRMMDMGDGHQVYVEQCGNPDGVPVIVFHGGPGGGCSPLMRRYFDPRHYRVVLFDQRGCGRSMPRASVIRNTTWDLVADVERIREALGIERYIAFGGSWGATLALITAITHPDRVSNLVLRGVFLMTRRELNWFYGGGAGTFFPELWQRFIDPIPEEERGDLIAAYHRRLFSGDRTTEIRYARIWSGWENALASISSDGWMGESPADYAHAFARLENHYFTNGGFLEQDDWIVQNRVRIAHIDTDIVQGRYDMVCPPLSAWSLAEGWTKARVHFVPLAGHALSEPGISEALVRVMDRLR
- a CDS encoding UxaA family hydrolase, which produces MSIPQLLVHDHEDNVGVVVVENLKAGTEMICVVTHDNSDFRLVANADIPIGHKVALKPLKAGDTVTKYGEDIGRMVGDAGIGDHVHTHNCKTKRW
- a CDS encoding GntR family transcriptional regulator translates to MAAPLYQTVIDRIVAQISSGELLPGSMLPSEMQIAADTGVSQGTARKSLMVLEQLGIVKREQGRGTFVTARTPDNALFNFFRLREADGTMIRPELMSEVVTSRASTEEERKVLDEAPARVYEIRRLRSLKGVPSMLETAVVSANRFAGLDLRAPLPNTLYVLYQQNYGCIILRADESITAAEADRETAKALNLKPGAPILCIDRMAFDIMGRVVERRRSLCRTDGLVYQVSLT